The window caatcttgtttttgtttatgttctgcaatttccttaaagcttctataaatttccaaatggttgggtgttgcattgataacatcctgtttattagactgtggtgaccttcaactttgttgttggttctggCTTCGCCATTTAACACCCGAACATGGACGTTCCAGAAGTCATGTGAATATGGCGGGTCTCTTCGGAGCTGAGTTCGAAAGCGACGCCCGATGTAAGTACGCtcaaagtagtcgagaagCGGAAGCATTTCATCAGGCAAAAATTCCTCTAATGTTTCAAAAGCCTCAATCAGATGCTGTATTGGAACAAATGCCAAAGCCGGTATGTGACGCAGCAGTAGTGCAAATTCTTGATCATTTTGATACCTTCTTTGAAGTCCGATTTGCTGCATGTGCTTCCTGACATTTTGAAGAAGAGAcaagaaatctatgaatatggGTCAccgtacaaggggccaaaaaactctacgagtggcaaccttgactgcaatacacatactggatagtgactagatagcgactagatagtgaattagaattttgaccttttgacggccaatttgtcgtcggttaatttgatcgccggccaatttatcgacggttaatttgatcgccggccagtttatgtcacagtcagtttgtctgcggtcaatttacgtcacgttcagttgaccccggtgagtttgttcgcggccactttcccgcggccatatgtcgtggaaccctgcaaaacacatatgacactacataataagggcactaaaatttacacaaactgttatttgacaaatcagtcaaccttgactgcaatacacatacttaATTGGCTGagattaaagctgatgcgcgactagatagtgaattagaattttgaccttttgacggccaatttgtcgccggttaatttgatcgccggccaatttatcgacggttaatttcatcgccggccaatttatgtCAGGGTTAATTTAATCACCgaccaatttgttgccggtcagttgtccactaccagttgtcgccggtgagtttgttcacggtcatATGTCGTGATCCCCCTTCCCCTATAGTCAAAAAGCAATCAGCGAAATTGCAAGAATTACGACAAGATGAAACAATCAAGGTGTTTCAAAATGAAACCAAGCAACTAAAACAACGGTGTCAAATGGTGGAAGCGACCGCCAATAAGACGCCTAATTCCCCTCGCATCAACAACCCAGACCATGTTGACCATCATGGTTACAAGCACACGACCACTGCATCTAGTCCGCCAGTATTCCGGTTCGTTGAATACCTCCAAACCAGCAAAACGATTGTGCTATTACCACCAGAAATTTGGTAAACATGCcatcaactgcaaaaaacGGCTGCGAATCCGAGTACCGACGTTTCCCATCACTACCAAAACGACAACGTCATTGTTCAAATGGTACTTCTCGATGATTGCAACAAATGGTGGCATACGCCTAGGTCCACTGGTATGGGCGatcaaaaaaaatgttgccaCCCAAAAAAATGCTGGCGGTAATTCGAAAAAGGTCTATTTACCGAACCAGCAATTTCAAATGTTACGTTTTTATAATTGACCTTCAGTTTACATGTCCTACGAACTAGGCTACCAGActattggaaagtttgtatgatgtgCCAAATTTCTTTGGCCCAGAAAGTTAGCTTATGCACCAATTTTCTGGCGTAGAATTGCCGTTTTTGCGTCTGTTTACCAAAGTAGCTTTTTCCAATTTCGGTAACCAGCTGCCGGTTAAATAGTTGTCTATTTTATATGTAGGCCTAGGCTATACCATACATATTACTTTGACGccataataaaaaatgtggcacctgcacgctCGAGGTTTATCAATTGGTAATTGAAACGCcgaatttttttaatcttcatgccgttttataataaataaacaaagaaaaactgattGCTCGAACGcgaatttataataaatgaacaaaaaattgaagctTCACTGAACGCCTTAACGCTAAAATTTGCCTTTAAACTGGCCGGACTTTCCAGTCGGGCTTTGCCGTGGTGCAAATTTTGGGATTACATTTGTTGGAGAGTTTATCCGGCTCCACTGAAGGCAAACTTAATTGATGCAATAAGGCATACGAGTACAACAAACTCAGATTGTGGAAAGTTTGCATGTTTTGGATTTGAAATTTCTCACGCAGCAAGATGAAGCAATAGCCATTTTATGTGCAATTAGTTTTTATCTCTCGCACACTTGGCAAACTTTCCAACCTTGTTGTAGACGTTCATAGTTTGTGTTAAATTAGAGTTTTGCTAAACAAAATGGAAGAAAGTGAAGCAGAAAGTGCACCAACAGCATCACCGCCCCCGGAATGGTTGATTGATTTTCTCAAATGGGTGGGAAATGATCCGTGGGAGTTTATCACCACCTTGTTCCTTATCCTTTCACCCTTGTTTTTAATCTGTGCAATACTTGCTTATAAGCTGTCAAAGATGATTGAAGccaaagaaaagaagaaaacgATGAAACGAGATAAACGTATAAGCAGGAAACATGTGCGCCGTGCAAAAATCGACTAACTGTTTTGTAACTGCAGCTGTTTTTAAAATGCACAATGCTGGCTAAGCTGTGACTGGTCTTGCAGATTTagtagttttaattttatttggtCTTCAGTAATTCAATATTAAACTATTTGACCAAGTGGAACAATTTAAATTAAGCTGTAAGACCAAGTTTaatcaattttaaagaaaatcagCATAATAATTATTTGTATATTATGATACAATATAATTTTCTTTGAGATTGAAAGTGCATTAAGTGATCATTAAATGGAAGTTGTGCATTTTTTCCTAAATGAATTTAGCTATCCATCATGTATAGTCTATTTATCTGGTACTGTActatttgtgtaaattttcTAGAAGTTTGGTATGTAAGCAGTATCATTAACTCTAATGCAAAATGTAAGACAAGTTAGACAACTGTGATATCACAACGATATatagttaaaaaaatattgtatatatGTTAAGAATTTACAATGAACGCTGCTCTAACAACTCTAAAAAACTTAAATGCTCTtatttgtgtcacttttagctTTTAAGAAGTCTGGGTATTACCTGGTGtcatgttgcaaatttttccACGTTTATTGTGCTGAAGTAGTCTTATTTAATGACCTATTGTTGAATTTTTCTATTAATGCCTTGAAGTTTGATGTTCTACTGTATTTCAGTTATACATTTATAACTTAGAAAGTATAGACTTCGTTGCCTGTAGTGCAGGCAGTGCATACACTGccttgaaaaaatttgcattgtcTGGGATTCTGTCTAAATCACGAACTGGTACAGCATCATAATCTTAATCCTTGGGGACTGCCTGGAAAATTTTCAGATTTGCACTGCCTGGATGTTTTTGGCAATGATACCTATGTCAAAGTATatatttaatgttttcttACCACAATGATTTCAGagttttagcattttattttcattaatttgtGTGGTAAGTTAAATACTTTCATTACAAAATGCTGAAATGCCCTTCGTTTAATATTGACACATATTTAGAGAGGATAGGTTATTCAGGGTCCAAAACACCTAATTTGGAAAACTTAACAAAACTTTGTTGGTGTCAAGCAACAAGCGTTCCTCATGATACTCTGGATATATTTGGTGGCTTAAGAAAGACCTTGAATCttgacaaaatttacaatgacATTGTTACCAAATATCGAGGTGGTTTCTGCTATGAGCAAAACGGGTTGTTTGGAGTGTTACTGGAAGCTCTTGGTTACAGTCTGACACTGCTGGAAGGAAGTTGCTTTATTTATTCAATAGATCAATTCAGTTCACGTTTTGATCATCTTCTTTTTAAGGTATGACTTTTTTATAAtacttttgcttgtttgtttacttttattcAAACAACAGTGAAACCTTGTTCGACGACTATTCCAATATATTTGATGAGACCACCTCAGTCAAGCCACCACCTTATTTTATCCCACATTTTTCTCCATGCAGTCAAGTCTTGGTAAAGTAACCACCTTGATTTGCAGATCGGTACCACTTTTTTTCGGTCATAGATGTTGGATTCCCTGTGATTGTTCACCATGCTAATATGGCTAATACTGGATTGCTACTGCATACACTCATTTTTAATTAGAAACCTAGGTACGAAGCTTTTAATAACTTGAAATTTACTCCAGTTCGGACACATATTTTATTGGCATAGTGTAAGTTACTTAGACATTAactaatttaaagcaaaaaccTATCTGTTTCGAAAACAACAGAACTGATCAACTAGGGTTAACTGCGAAGTTTTGAATATTGTCActgcatttttttgcattgaatAAGTCCAAAACAGCAGTTTTTTGCAGTTTAGATAAAGGTCTTTAGGATTAGAAATTAGTGTATTACACTGGGGaacaatttggaaaaaaaaattttgttgactttGACTTGACTTTGCACTTGATTTAGGCTAATTCCGGTGTGCTGCTTTCAAAAATGCCACCAATTTTCTTCTATCACGTCAAGTTTTTGCTCTACAGCATACTTCCAAAATATGCAACTTTTCACGGCTTAAGCGGTATTGCTTTTCCATACGTAATCCTCTTTTTCTGCATTTTGCGTtttcttgcttatattttcaacagaattatatgtttatgtgacttttcggcatgaggcctaagtcaagtcaaatgaCTTTTGTGCGACAGCATGAGgtttaataatttttcttattatttttttaatttagacaaacataaaatctaaataaagctaagcaataatgccaaagaggaacactgtgttttctgatgaactgcggcagtagtatccttgtttcagaaaaggacaTAATGACtttgaagctgaatgcattactttgCATATGCATataattatccaaaaacatgtaataaattctttaaacctaaaactttatttgcattgtacttgCTGGCGAAATTGTCATCTTTTCTGGCAATGAAACTACGGTAGGCCTACTTAATGATTCTGGCAAACAGTACAAAATTTGGAAACACCTGTCATAAACTACAAGAGAAACAAAAACTATGTCCATTGAAAAATGTGCAATAATAATTTGCATATTGCTTTGAGGATAAAAAAACTAATATCAATGCTATACTATCCTGGGTTTAGTTTATCAAAGAATAAGTTTAAGGTCCAGATCCAATCCACCTTGCTTGGTATAAAGCACAATGATATTCCAGATGTGTAACATTCCACATAATGAACCTCTTTTAGGTGGTCATTGGTGATCAGGCTTGGATCATTGATGTAGGATATGGAATGCCTTCTTTTTTTGAGCCAATGAAGTTCAATGTCATGACTCCACAAACCCAAATGACAGGCATTTACAGGTTTAGAAAAGGGAGCGACTGTGATTATTACATCGAAAAGAAGTTGAAGCAGACATTTAGTCTAAATGGTAATCAATTAAACTGTGAATGAAACTAATTAAGTTTTCAATTCAATCATACTGAACCTTGTCGCTGAAACGTAATTTCTAGTAcatttaatgtaaaaaatataattatatcaaATTTAGATGGCAAGGAATTAAAGAGAAAGTTTAAACATTCAAAAACTTATTCTATTGGTGATGATTGGGAGcttatttgcaaatttaggTACTGTATGTCTCATTATCAATGATTTTCTTGTATCAATTcttttttgaattgtttttgtagCAATTACAGTAAaggtttttcttctttttacCGTTCCATTCTGAcaatattatttcattttttgttgtaatttttcatttttttagcAACACACCTCGTCAGTGGAAAGACTTTCAAGTTGGACTGGATCATCACTTGAACGATGACAATGGTTTTTACACAAATAACACCTTTTTGGAGGTATCTTGcatttaaatgcaattttttaattcattttaagtGTTGTTGAGCCACTATACCATTTTATTAGCTCTTCAGTTTATTGTTGAACGTTGGTTCAGTGCCGATTCCTCAGCAATGAATCATAACATGTCATTATCAGCACTTTAGAAGAAAATCAAAACGTTAGGTTACAGCGAGCGGTGATCATAACAgagtttaatttaaacttgATTTCTATCAATGGAGTGTTACTATTGCTCCTGACCTCAGCTTTACTTTTACAGTTACAACTCTGTTTATCCTGCTCTACCATCTTGTTTATATTGATGTGTATCTGAGATTGTTTTTAGTTACTTTACTatcagttttttaaaattatttttgtaatgaaattcaTTCGTGATTAAAATTAGGTATTCCTGCGTTACTCTGAAAAATGTTCACAGATATTTACTGAAAGAGGAGTCTTCGTACTTTGGGGCACAAAGCTGGTggaaaaagaatttatttctccaatgattgaaaaaattagatgTACTGAGATGCTGCCAGAGAATGGTGATGAGGAAGAAAGTAAAAGAAGGATAGTTGAGCTGATGAAAAAAAGATTTGGAGTTGAAGTGGACTTCTGGCCAGACTTTAAATCTAAGAATTGGTCGCGGTTAACCTTTGAATGAATGTTTAGCACAGTTTGTTGTTTGGTACCATTACCATGTACAGTGAAATTGTGTTAGCTCAAAGTGGAAGGGACCTATTAAATTAATTCAACTTATCTGAAGTTGTTGCAATTCATAATGCGGTATAGGCATTTCACTGGGAACTCGTTGGTTACTTCAAATTATCCCAAATTAAGAGTTAACTAGCTTTTACTGtaatttattacaatttatatatattttcacTTTAAAGCCATTTATGCATTAGGTTGAAGTTGTGcattttatgacatttttatttcttgtctCTTAAAAAACCGTTACTGTTTAAGTAGTGTTAAAAAGTGTTTGCAAATTTGATCAAACTATGCAGCGATCTCagattaaatatttaaaacgttTCATCTGATAATGCCATATCTTTCATTTGCAAGTAATTATGAACGTTTTGCAGAAAACTTATTAATTCTCTCAGGAAATGTCTCAGGTTTAATGCATATGAAAACTATGGGTAtaacttttgattttaaacCGAACATTCCTTGCACTTTTGCATGAAAGTTATTTGTCTTAACATTATCATTTTTAGTGTTCTTCAGTATCAATTGCTATGTGGTGGGTATAGATCTGAAGCAATAGGCTTTACTTTGCTTTACAGCCTTActagttatttttttaattttgctttgtgaaaccatttaaaatatttcaatattatGCACTTCATTATGTGTGTTTGTGTGAGAATCTAGGTCCATCGTTTTGCACAGAATGTTTCTTAGGCTGTTATAGGAGGTTCAGGTGATCAGAAAGACTGATGTAAGTTCTGTTGCATTTAAACAGGGTTATTGCGATAGCTAGTAGTTGTACTGAAGAACTGTCACACTGGATAGTATTTGCTGTGGTATATGTGATGTTGgtatttttcttcttttttgattatttGGTATAGTGCAACTCTATGTATTATTGCAATAGACTAGCTTGCTGCTTGCCTggttatttttgcaaaagtgACCTGGAAGTTTGATTTACCGCCATTCAGTTCTATCTTCAGCCTATCTATCTTCTTTGCCATAATATAATCGATGCATTTCTTTattcttgttttctttgttgcaATAATTTCTCTGAATCATTAAATACTTTCATTACAAAGCCGCAATGTCCTTCCTTTACTATTGACAATATTTAGAAGAATATGGAACTTCAAGATCCACAATGTCACTAagtaattttgaaacataacAAAACGTTTTTCGAATTAGGATTGAAATACATGATATCCAGGTTCAATTTTGTGTCTCTTTTACCGTTGGTAGCCtcttttaatttgaaaaatgtataatttgaaaataatctgATCCAAAGATCTTTAAAGGAAACGTGTTCCTTGTAAGAAGAAAAGCAGATATCACTGAAAGTGCTTTCTAAAGAAAACAGAGAAATTTTTAGTTGAGAATAACCAAGTTGAGGGACTTTGATCATAGACATCTTGTTCAAAAGAATTGTGCTCAGCCGAAGATACCCGTGTTAGTATTTTCGGCAGCAAATTTTCACAATCTTATTACCTCAACTGTCATTAAGGATACGTAATCCTGTCCATCTTAGCATTTCGCCCAATAAGACAAAGTTCCGCTTTTTTCGTTTATACAGTATTATAGCCTCATAATTGTAGCAGACCGAGAATGAATTTTGGTTCTTTTTTAATTGAATAATTTGATAAGAGGatgtaaaaatgcaaataagtTAAAACATGATGGTCATaaagtgataaaaaaaaacgaaatgtaaaataattgCAACTACTTTATGACAATTGCAACAATACAAACAGCTAAAAGCATTTCACCTGGAAAACCGTCAACTGAAACTTTAATTTAACTAAGCCACTAaaccaggggttcttaaagtatgggtcgcgacccaaacatgggtcgcggagggtcagaaaatgggtcgcgacatagtgacataggtgggtcgcgacataggttaatataatataatataggtctataggacattaaaatgggtcgcgacataggtttgggtcgtgaggtgatcatgaaactcagatttgggtcgcgctcaaaaaagtttaagaaccgctgcACTAAACGGACCGTATAAACTTTATACTATAAACTATAAAGCATCCAACAAATCGATTTTGTCTGCAAGGAATATGGTGGGGTCGATGTTGGTCCTTTTTGAAAGGTTTTGCGGGCAGTGAAGGATTTAGCAATGCTAGCAGCTGAGTGAAGGATTGTTTAAATAACACTGCGCAGACATTCCACACAAAATAAAGCACCATCAAGCGATGGTAAGAAAAATTGTAAGAAGAAGAGCATTTGAAGAATTACAAATCGGTTACAAATGATGCCCGGGACGGGTCATGCCTTGGGGGCAGGTGTCCATTCGGATGTCCATAGCTCAAATCGTCCCTAAAGCTCTGCGGATGATGTCGGTTATCTTCCGACATTGAACGGTGGAAGTCGGCCGCGGAAGGTCGCCAGTGAGGATTCGTGCGTGGAACTCGACGCACACTTCCGTTAGCAAGTCCACTGTCATTCGAATAAGCCGGCAAACTTATCATCGAATCCGAGAGACCGTCGTGGGAGTTGACGCGTTGCTGGTCCGGCCCGTACAAGGAAGATATTCGGTTGCCATGGTTACGACCCTGAAAAGATCGTGCAAGCTCTGGTGTCATGGATGGGGTGGGGGATGTTCCGCGACTGGTGTTGCCATGGTAACTCGAGGCGGAATTCAATCGCGGCCTCGGATGCGGAACTGGAATTATTTCCGACGATACTGACGGGGGACGGGAGTgcctaaaacaaataaaacttccATCAACTTGCGCATATTTACCAGCGTTATAATTCGTTAAATTAATAAcgaataaataaaagttaaataactAATGTGAGATAATGCTTACCTTGACCCACTCTTCCTAATCTCTTCTTTGATCTTTTCGATCAGACGTCGAATCTCCTTAAGATTGTTTGTAGGAGCGGTTTGCTCCGCATCCATGACGTCACGCAGCGCTGATTTTAAGCGCAACAACTCCCTCAGAACACGAGCTCGAGCATAAAGAGCTTCGTACCAATGAGGTTTCAAATCAAGTGCCCTTGATGCGCTTGACTCGGCTAGAAAAATAgagattttcaaaaattggaatttttttgtttttcgtaATACAAAGTTACCTCCATATAGTTATCGGTCGGTAACTAGTTCGTGAGACATTTGAGTACATTTTTTTAGAGAAATTTCGATTTGATTCCAGTTTATTTACCTCCATCGAGGTCACCCAGCTTTCTGAGACATCTTGAATATCCGAGCAGCAAGTGAGCGCAGGTATCGGCGAGTTTCCCGTGAGGTGGAGGTTGCTTGTTTTGAGAAGAGAGTTCTCCAACATGTTTCAATGATCTGGCATAAACCTCTCGCGCTTTGACAAAATCTGAGTTCTTGTAATAGCTGTTGCCATCTTCTAACGACTTTGCTGAGAGAGAAGCACTATGGTTAGCATGGAAGTATTTTAGcgaataataaataaatgtaataCTCGTCCAGTTAGAAATTGTctataacaataacaaaccaattaaaataatttttaatacttACTCAATAGCGCGATGGTGACATTCGGTTTTCCAATGGCCATCGCCCACGACGTGGCCTGAATCGGCACACCCCGCTGTAGAAGCCTTGCGACAACCGCAATATTCTGGCAGCCAATAGCTCGATCTAGCGCACACATTCCACTAGCGTCCATGTGCGTTATGTCAGCGCCTTGGTCGAGAAGAAGGTCCAGGACCTAAAATACCACCAAAGACGTGCTCATTAATggataaaattaataatagATTCTTTAATAAAGTGCCTGATAAAGCGTTTGAAGGTTTTTGCGTTACAATTTCACTAACTGCAATGTTACAATCAAACTAGAAATTAATCCATGACAAACCTGTGCATCTCCGAAAAAGGCGGCAAGATGTAGAGCGGTTCTCCCGCTCATATCACAGTGATTTATTTTACTTCGTCCAATCAAACTTCTAACACAGTGGGGGTGAcctgaataaaaatgaagtaaaaacaTAAATCATCGTTGCCGTTTGCAGAGGAATTTTAAAAAGCCATCTGTCCATCCCAACTTACCTTGAAGGGAAGCCCATCCCAGAGCAGTCAAGCCTTCTCTGTCTTCGCTGTGTACATTCGCACctgcataaaaacaaaaatcaacaaacGTGTTTCCGCCATTACTACAAGCACCCTACACACATTTAACAATGTTGCATTTCTACAGTTTGCCGTAACTAAAGAAAACTTACCACGTGACAGCAGAAGCTCAACGACGCCAAGATGCCCATGACAGGCTGCGGTGATAAGTGGGGTTTTACCCGATGCGTCAGTGGCCTCGATCGGGGCCCCAAGGTTCAACAGAAGGTCAGCTGCGTCCCATTCACCCTGTTTAGTATAAATGCTCTTATATGTAAATTATTCATCTGAGTGAATttgctttttaatttaatgcattaagaatgtttaaaaacgtttatttATGGACTTACGTGTTTCACGGCGCTAATGAGAGGGGTAAATCCGTTTTTATTCCTCACATTGAAACTGGCCTTGAACTGTCGTACTAAGAATTCGCACACCTGAGATTTTCCGTGGGCGGCCGCTGATGTCAACGGGGATTCACCCTGACAAGGTTCTAGCCCATTGACGTCACAGTTGAAGTTATCAAAGTCcagcaaataattaataagctgaaaacaaaacatgcatTTTAAGTAACCATGTACTGTTCAATAAATGTTCACTAGTTATTAATTACTATATTAAACGTAAACAAGAATAATGATCAAGAGGCTTACTTCAGTGTTTCCTGTGGTTGAGGCAGCAACAAGCGCTTGTTGGGCTGCATGGGTTTGGTGATCCGGGCTCGGGAAGAATTGGGGAGATAAGAGAAGTTTGGCGATTGCGGAATGACCACGCGAGATCGCATGAAGCAGTGGGGTGTGGCCGTTCTGATCCATTTGGTTCAACTACAACGCAGAAAAAGCTTTGTTATATAATCATAATGATTTATAATTATCACGATGTATTATGATTCACAGGTACAGTAATTTACACGGATTTTGACGCATAACTAAGTTTCTTACAGCTGGGCTGTAGCGAAGAAGAAGCTCAACTACTGGCAAATGTCCAGCAGCGGCAGCAAAGGTGAGAGCGGCCATTCCGTTTGAAGCGGGAAGATTAACATCAGCGCCAAACATTAGAAGTACTTCCGCAAGTTCGGTGCAACCTGGTAGACAGTGAATATATTCAATGAGTGATCACATCTGTTAGTGATAAGTTGggtaaaaaactttgcaacatATATGGAGTTAAACTACTTTATGAGCTACTTTTATGTCAAGTGAGTGGACTTACCGGTATGTGCAACCACTGACAATGGAGAAGCGTTGGAAAATATTGAGGTTTGGATATTCGGGTTGGCTCCAGCTCTGAGAAGTAACTTGCTAAcctaaaacacaaaaacaacaaatttaacaatgtttttagAGAAGTTTTTCATCTAAAATTTCACTGTTACAACGTTTTTAGGTGTTCCTTAGTCTCACATCCTAAATACCTTTAGATTGGGATAAAATAGATTTCGCATCGATGAAAGAGCTTCAGTAAGTTGCTTGCTGCTGCTAGCCATAAACCGTGCGTTGCTCTCACTGGCGCTAACCCCTATGAAATCAACACGTCAATTGCAAAGAAGTTACTTTCAGCTCAAGACTTAAACAACTTGAGAAATCGCAGTAAGATACTGTAGATAAGAAGTTCAAATCTCAACCTGTTTGTTTTGACTGGTTCTTAAACATTCCCGCCTTGAGCACGTGATGTGCAAGTTCCAAGGTGGCGTGCTGGTGCAAGCGTTCAACTGGTTGGTGAGACAAGACTGTCGCCAGCAAAGCGTAACCACGTTTCACATCGACACGAAATTTGCTGGAAGATTGCACTGCGAAATAAAAGCTAGCT of the Clavelina lepadiformis chromosome 7, kaClaLepa1.1, whole genome shotgun sequence genome contains:
- the LOC143465286 gene encoding arylamine N-acetyltransferase, pineal gland isozyme NAT-3-like, with the translated sequence MLKCPSFNIDTYLERIGYSGSKTPNLENLTKLCWCQATSVPHDTLDIFGGLRKTLNLDKIYNDIVTKYRGGFCYEQNGLFGVLLEALGYSLTLLEGSCFIYSIDQFSSRFDHLLFKVVIGDQAWIIDVGYGMPSFFEPMKFNVMTPQTQMTGIYRFRKGSDCDYYIEKKLKQTFSLNDGKELKRKFKHSKTYSIGDDWELICKFSNTPRQWKDFQVGLDHHLNDDNGFYTNNTFLEIFTERGVFVLWGTKLVEKEFISPMIEKIRCTEMLPENGDEEESKRRIVELMKKRFGVEVDFWPDFKSKNWSRLTFE